A stretch of DNA from Vibrio gallaecicus:
TAAAATCGAATGAAGAGACTAATTTTTCGTCCGGAAGATCTTGTCCATTAATACGAACTCGTTCGTTATAACGAATCAAGTGAGGAGAACTATAGACGCCAACTGAGTATCCGGCATCAAGTAAGATAGCTTCCATTAAGGCGCATGTTGAACCTTTACCGTTAGTTCCGGCAACAGTGATTATATGCTTAGCTGGTTTTGTGAGGTTTGCTTTTGAAGCGACAGCTTTAACTCGGTCTAGACCTAAGTCAATAGCGCTAGTGTGGATGTTTGATAAATAATCAAGCCACATCTCTAATGAGGATGTGGCTTGAGGGATAGGTTGTTGACTCATCTAACTAATAACCATAATTATGTTGGCTTGTTAGAGAGTACTTTACCCTTTTTCTGACGCTTCTGGTACTTCATAAGCAGCTTCATTCGGTGAATCGTTCACAGAAACTACTAATGGAGAAGAATGATTGGTCATTTTCGCAACTAGGCTAGCAACACGTTGACGCATTTCACGTCGATCAACGATCATATCGATTGCACCATGATCCAATAGGAACTCACTGCGCTGGAAACCTTCAGGAAGGTCTTCACGAACCGTTTGTTCAATCACTCGTCGACCAGCAAAACCAATCAGAGCTTTGGGCTCACCAATATTGACATCACCTAGCATAGCTAAACTCGCCGAAACACCACCCATTGTTGGATCAGTCATAACTGAAATAAATGGAAGACCTTTAGCAGATAAACGTTCTAGTGCTGCACTGGTTTTCGCCATTTGCATTAGAGACATTAGAGCCTCTTGCATGCGTGCGCCGCCACTAGCAGAAAAACAAACTAAACCACAGTTGTTTTCAATAGCCGCATCGACTGCTTTAACGAAACGAGCGCCTACAACAGAACCCATTGAACCGCCCATGAAAGAAAATTCAAAAGCACACGCTACGATTGGCATGCCAAGAAGTTCACCTTTCATTGCAATCAATGCATCCGTTTCACCACTGTTCTTTTGAGCAGTAGAGATACGTTCTTTATAACGTTTTGAGTCTTTAAATTTAAGCTTATCACGCGGCTCTAGTTCAGAACCTAGTTCAACGCGTTCACCTTTATCAAGAAAGGTGTCAAGACGACGACGCGCCTTCATACGCATGTGATGGTCACATTTCGGACATACTTCTAGGTTACGCTCTAACTCAGCATGGTAAAGCACTTGCTCGCAAGAAGTACATTTAGTCCAAACCCCTTCAGGGATAGACGCTTTACGAGATGAAACGATGTTGCTCTTTTCTAAAATCTTTTCAAGCCAACTCATGGAAGACCTTTTATTTCGATTCCTCCGCCTAATTGCGAAAGAAATAAATTTGGGAATTATGCGAGGAGATTAAACCACATAAAACAGCGAGTGTAGATAAAAAACTGGTTGTACCTATTTTTTCACTCTATATTACTCACCATCTGATAATATTTTTTGAACCTAAGTCTCACATTTAATTCAAATTATCAGGAAGGAATAACGGGCCTATTGGTTCGCGTGGTAACTCAAAATGTTTAGGGTAATCAACATCAACTAAGTATAAACCTTCCGCTTTTGCCGTTGCCCCCGCTAATCTTCTCTCTTTAGCCTCAAGCAACCATTGAATCCATTCTGGAGATTGGTCGCCCTTACCGACAGCAATTAGACTTCCTGTGATATTTCGAACCATATGATGGACGAAAGCATTCGCCTTAATATCAATGACAATATAGTGACCATGACGAGTGACATTTAAGTGCATGATGTTGCGCCAAGGGCTACGAGACTGACAATGCATGGCTCTAAATGATGTGAAGTCGTTTTCACCAAGTAAATACTGACCCGCTTCATGCATTTTCTTTTCATTAAGATCACCATGATAGTGGCTTACCCCTGAGTTCAAGATTCCAGGTCTTAGAGCGTGATTAAAAATCACATAGCGATAACGCCTTGCCGTTGCAGTAAAGCGAGCATGAAACTCTTCAGGAACTTCTTTAGCCCAGCGGACGGCGATATCTTTAGGCATATTTGCATTTGCCCCCATAGTCCAAGCCACCATTTTTCGGTCAACATTAGTCTCAAAGTGAACCACTTGCCCTGTACCATGAACCCCAGCGTCTGTACGACCTGCACATTGCACTTCTATAGGATGATTTGCGACAACAGAAAGAGCCTTTTCCAATTCTTCTTGGACACTTTTTACGTCACGTTGGCGCTGCCAACCAAAATAGTGGGTACCGTTATACTCAATACCTAAAGCAATTTTCATGTTTTCGTTCTCTTTGAAAAAGGGGCTGGAAGTATATACTTAAAAAGGCTTATGGAGCCAGTGAGCAAGAAAAATAAAGGGTAGCTTCTGCTACCCTTTTATGATGTTTATTATCTGCCATTTAAGACATCGATAAGATTTTTTGCCTCACGGCGAATATCATCACTACCATCAACTATGGCTTCCTCAAGTAACTTAATTGCACCTTGTGGATCGCTCATCTCAATGTATATCTTAGCTAAATCAAGCTTACCAGCTGCCTCAGCGTTACTGTCGACATCAATATCTCCTATGTCACCAATAACATCTGGAAATTCATTCAACCCAACATCAAGTTTAAGCTCTTCTTCATCAGGATTCAGAGCTTCGCCCTCACCTTCAACTTGAGCCATCAACTCATCAATAGTCATATAAGAATTTGAGCTAGACTCTTGCTCTGTAAGGTTCTCTTGCTGCCCCCAATTTTCTTCTTGAATTTTAGGTTCAGACTGCTGTTTTAATGATTCCCACACTTCTTGTTGATCGGCAGGTACATCATTAGGCAGTTCAGACTTTTGGTCTGGCGATAAACTAAAACCATTCCAATCTTCACCACCCACCTCCAACATAGCTTCAAGATCTAAACCAGCGCTGTCGATCGAGGTAGAATCCATAGGTTGAGAGAACATGTTGTCTACCGAATCTTGAACATCTTCAGACAGTAGTTCAGCCAAGGCTGTCTCATCGAAATTATCGAAGCCATCTAAAAGCTCATCATCAAAACCAAGATTCTCAGTATTCGGTTTGTCTGAGTTGTATTCCCCCAACTCTGACTGCTCAGAGTCTAATGAATCTGGAGTGTCTAACGTGCTTGGGTTAGAAAACAGATCATGTAATGCATCTTGATCATTTCCTTCTACATCTAAAAAGCTCTCAGCTGGCTTCTCTTGAGGAACCTCTTCTGTAAGTTGACTCTCGCTTGAATCAGCTTCAATAGGCGCACTTTCTGAGAAAGCATCAGAGATAGCATCGTCTTCACCATACTCAGGTAGTTCAAGTTCATCGATTTCTAAGCCAAACTCTTCAGATACAGGCAGTGACTCATCTGAATCGCCAGGTTCTACCGCAGAGTCAGCTTTAGCGCTTTCTTCGTCATATTCAGGTAGATCTTTATCATCAAACTCAAAAGCTTCTAAATCACTAGTTAAGTCTTGTTCTAAAAGTTCTTCGTCTCCAGAGCTAATAGCTTCAGCTAGCGCATCAGCCTCGTCAAACTCCGGTAGCTCTAAATCATCAAAAGTGAAATCTTCATCTGCTTCACTTTCTATTGGACTAATGTCGTCAGGTAACTCTTCTTGAGTGGAACCTTCTTCAGGAGCATGACTATCTTCATTTGAAGGTAAAACTTCTTCCACCGGCTCAGCAAGTGACTCAATCTCTTGACCTAATTCTTCAAACTTATTCTCACCTTGAGCAGCATCCTGTAAGGAGGCGCCTACTTCTGGTTCAGCATCAAGAATATTTTCCGAATCAGTTAGCGCTTCTTCTTCGCCAAACTCGGGAAGTTCTAAGTCATCAATTGAGAAATCATCCAGTTCTTCATCTTCGAGGCTTTCTGAATCTGGTAGTTCAACAGATGAAGGTACGGCTTCTTGTTGTTCACTATTAAGACCACTTTCAAAATCAGCTAGTGCTTCTTCTTCGCCAAACTCGGGAAGTTCTAAGTCATCAATTGAGAAATCTTCCAGATCTTCATCTTCGAGGTTTTCTGAAGCTGGCAGTTCAACAGATGAAGGTACAGCTTCTTGTTGTCCACTCTCAAGGTCACTTTCAAAATCAGCTAGCGCTTCTTCTTCAGCAAATTCTGGAAGTTCTAAGTCATCAAACGAGATGTCATCAGAGCTCTCAATTTGGGAATCTTCAACAAATGGATTTTGTTCCAACGAAGAATCTTCTTCCACACTAGATTCTTCTGCTTTAGTAGGCTCTTCTAACGCAATAGCTTCTTCTTGTGTAATCGCTTCTTCTTTTTCAGCAACTTCATCGGCTGATGAAACTTCTTCTACTAGAGGAGCTTCTGTTGCAATAGCTTCATCGCGAGTCGGTTCTTCTACTGTTGGTGAGCTTTCTGTAAACACACCTTCATCCGAACTAAGTGCATCATCACCTTCTACTGACGCAGCCACTTGCTGCTCTGCGACTTCAGAGTCAGATTCAGAGAAGTCAGTTTCAGCCACACCTTCAAGCTCAGGAAGATCTAGATCTGCTTGTTGCGCTTCTTGTTGAGGAACAGACTCTGTTTCAGTAGCGATATCCTGAACACTCTCTTGCTCTGCCGTTGATGATTCCTCTTCAAACAACCAGTCATCATCTTGAGGCACGCCGAATTCATTTGGAATTGACTCCGGCATAACTTCTGACTTAGCTGGCTCTGGCTCTGGCTCTGGCTCTGGCTCTGGCTCTGGCTCTGGCTCTGGCTCTGGCTCTGGCTCTGGCTCTGGCTCTGGCTCTGGCTCTGGCTCTGGC
This window harbors:
- the truA gene encoding tRNA pseudouridine(38-40) synthase TruA encodes the protein MKIALGIEYNGTHYFGWQRQRDVKSVQEELEKALSVVANHPIEVQCAGRTDAGVHGTGQVVHFETNVDRKMVAWTMGANANMPKDIAVRWAKEVPEEFHARFTATARRYRYVIFNHALRPGILNSGVSHYHGDLNEKKMHEAGQYLLGENDFTSFRAMHCQSRSPWRNIMHLNVTRHGHYIVIDIKANAFVHHMVRNITGSLIAVGKGDQSPEWIQWLLEAKERRLAGATAKAEGLYLVDVDYPKHFELPREPIGPLFLPDNLN
- the accD gene encoding acetyl-CoA carboxylase, carboxyltransferase subunit beta gives rise to the protein MSWLEKILEKSNIVSSRKASIPEGVWTKCTSCEQVLYHAELERNLEVCPKCDHHMRMKARRRLDTFLDKGERVELGSELEPRDKLKFKDSKRYKERISTAQKNSGETDALIAMKGELLGMPIVACAFEFSFMGGSMGSVVGARFVKAVDAAIENNCGLVCFSASGGARMQEALMSLMQMAKTSAALERLSAKGLPFISVMTDPTMGGVSASLAMLGDVNIGEPKALIGFAGRRVIEQTVREDLPEGFQRSEFLLDHGAIDMIVDRREMRQRVASLVAKMTNHSSPLVVSVNDSPNEAAYEVPEASEKG